A region from the Kineothrix sp. IPX-CK genome encodes:
- a CDS encoding alpha-galactosidase produces MITIDGTSFRLDTDCTTYLIGKTKYGHLEHIYYGNLLSKEDGADVLAQKRSIMVGSSVFYSREDDVYSLDGMCLEWSDNGRGDYRHSPTEFKMPDGSFVTDFIYEGHEVQEGTASMEALPTACGGDQTLKITLKDKAYPIFIDLYYTVFERTNVISRRVVVRNEGHDPVTIRRIMSISMDLPDERFQMYTLDGGWIKEANLHKRPVSYGITINSSTTGASSNRHNPAFLLAEADANEDYGSVYAFNMIYSGNHYSIVEKNERDYVRICMGINPHMFEWILSPEEKFETPECVMSYSSQGFNGTSHNMHDFINEHIVRGGYKKKERPILLNNWEAHFFDFNEGKLLRLARDAKKLGIELFVLDDGWFGGRDHDKAGLGDYRVNPKKLPDGMKVFADKIRNMGLDFGLWFEPEMVNEDSELYRSHPEYAIKLPNRHSVLGRNQLVLDLGKKEVRDYIVEQVSSILDEAKVSYVKWDMNRHIAEAFSAVLQNQGEFYHRYILGLYEVLTRIFEPRPHILLESCSSGGNRFDLGMLCYSPQIWVSDDTDPIERLKIQTGLSYFYPQSTMGAHVSQAPHQQTLRETPLATRFHAACFGCLGYELDLKYLTPEQRKDITEQIAFYKQYREIFQYGRFYRIKSYKSNKVIWETVREDKETALTGFFQTLATAAESSDKLKVIGLKKGRFTIRTRPQKLYIQRFGGLIKHVVPVELNPDGIIMRAANRHYSLKDCEETYTCSSEALAAGIPLCEQFIGTGYRESVRMLGDFGSNMYITEKESEQQR; encoded by the coding sequence TTGATTACGATTGATGGAACAAGCTTTCGATTAGATACGGATTGTACCACCTATCTTATTGGCAAGACTAAGTACGGGCATTTGGAGCATATTTATTATGGAAACCTGTTAAGTAAAGAGGATGGAGCCGATGTTCTGGCTCAAAAACGGTCCATCATGGTCGGCAGCAGCGTTTTTTACAGCAGGGAAGATGATGTATATAGTCTGGATGGTATGTGCTTAGAATGGTCGGACAATGGAAGGGGTGATTATCGCCATAGTCCAACGGAATTTAAAATGCCTGATGGCAGCTTTGTTACCGATTTTATATATGAAGGCCATGAAGTGCAAGAGGGCACTGCCTCGATGGAAGCATTGCCTACAGCCTGTGGAGGCGATCAAACTCTGAAAATAACATTAAAGGATAAGGCATATCCGATTTTTATTGACCTATATTATACAGTATTTGAGCGAACGAATGTGATCAGCAGAAGAGTGGTTGTAAGGAATGAAGGACATGATCCGGTCACTATCCGCCGTATCATGAGCATTTCTATGGATCTGCCGGATGAGCGCTTTCAAATGTACACCCTGGATGGAGGCTGGATTAAAGAAGCCAACTTACATAAGCGACCGGTTTCCTATGGAATCACAATAAATTCTTCCACAACGGGAGCAAGCAGTAATCGTCATAATCCTGCGTTTTTATTAGCAGAAGCCGATGCCAATGAAGACTATGGAAGCGTATATGCCTTCAATATGATCTATAGCGGTAATCATTATAGTATAGTAGAAAAGAATGAGCGGGATTACGTTCGGATATGCATGGGGATCAATCCTCATATGTTTGAATGGATATTATCTCCGGAAGAGAAGTTTGAAACACCGGAATGCGTGATGAGTTATAGCAGTCAGGGATTCAACGGTACAAGCCATAATATGCACGATTTTATTAATGAACATATCGTGAGAGGCGGCTATAAGAAGAAGGAGAGACCGATACTGCTTAATAACTGGGAGGCGCACTTTTTTGATTTTAATGAAGGAAAGCTATTGCGGCTTGCCAGGGATGCGAAAAAACTGGGGATAGAACTATTTGTACTGGATGACGGCTGGTTTGGCGGCCGCGATCATGATAAAGCGGGGCTTGGAGATTATAGGGTAAACCCTAAGAAATTACCGGACGGAATGAAGGTTTTCGCAGATAAAATAAGAAACATGGGGTTAGATTTTGGCCTTTGGTTTGAACCCGAGATGGTGAATGAGGACAGCGAGCTGTATAGAAGCCACCCGGAATATGCCATTAAACTGCCAAACCGCCATTCGGTCTTGGGAAGAAATCAGTTAGTGCTGGATCTTGGCAAAAAAGAAGTTCGGGATTATATCGTGGAACAGGTTAGCAGCATTCTGGATGAGGCAAAAGTTTCCTATGTGAAATGGGATATGAACCGGCATATCGCGGAAGCATTTTCTGCAGTGTTGCAAAATCAGGGTGAGTTCTATCACCGTTACATCCTGGGTCTCTATGAGGTGTTGACCAGGATATTCGAGCCCAGACCCCATATTTTGCTGGAGAGCTGTTCCAGCGGAGGCAATAGGTTCGACTTGGGAATGCTTTGCTATAGCCCGCAGATTTGGGTTTCCGATGATACCGATCCCATTGAGCGGTTAAAGATTCAGACAGGTTTATCATATTTTTATCCGCAGTCCACCATGGGGGCTCATGTTTCGCAGGCGCCCCATCAGCAAACCTTACGTGAGACGCCGCTTGCAACCCGTTTCCATGCAGCTTGCTTTGGATGCCTGGGGTATGAGTTGGACTTAAAGTATCTGACGCCGGAGCAAAGAAAAGATATTACAGAGCAAATTGCATTCTATAAGCAGTATCGAGAGATTTTTCAATATGGAAGATTTTACAGGATTAAATCCTATAAATCTAACAAAGTGATATGGGAAACGGTAAGAGAGGACAAGGAGACTGCGCTTACAGGATTTTTTCAAACTTTAGCCACTGCGGCAGAAAGTAGCGACAAGCTAAAGGTGATCGGACTGAAAAAAGGAAGGTTTACCATTCGGACAAGACCGCAAAAGCTTTATATCCAGCGTTTCGGAGGATTGATAAAACACGTCGTACCTGTGGAGTTGAATCCCGATGGTATAATTATGCGGGCAGCCAACCGCCATTATAGTCTGAAGGATTGCGAGGAAACCTACACCTGCTCTTCAGAGGCTCTTGCGGCAGGAATACCATTATGCGAGCAGTTTATCGGGACAGGGTATCGTGAAAGTGTACGAATGCTTGGTGATTTCGGGTCGAATATGTATATTACAGAGAAGGAAAGTGAACAGCAAAGGTAG
- a CDS encoding glycoside-pentoside-hexuronide (GPH):cation symporter → MAVKTERNHNRYMFGLGTIGRDMLYTIVSMYLLFFLTDILDLPDSTMWWMTGAMTILRIFDAVNDPIMGFLVDNTRSRFGKFKPWIVIGAILGGILTALLFHDFGLNGAGYVITFVVIYLLWDLTYGANDIAYWSMLPSLTLDQKEREKTGSFARICANIGLFTTVVAILPVTGALGGDKKAWQITAIAIVLITWTFLMFTVFGVKEDKNINVKQESTSLKEMFRILFRNDQLLFTAISMALFMIGYCTTTGFGVYFFKYAFKNEGMYSVFAAILGVSQLAALSVFPLFSKKYSRKTLYAFATILVVVGYIIFFLSPMNMLFIGAAGIFLFTGQAFIQLLMLMFLTDTVEYGQWKLGRRNESITFSVQPFINKIGGAIANGIVGVTLIVSGINAAKTPEDVTDSGLLTMEFAMLILPLIFIVAGYLIYYKKFRIDKQMYDHIISELAARGEINKEQE, encoded by the coding sequence ATGGCAGTAAAAACAGAAAGAAATCATAATCGTTATATGTTTGGACTTGGAACTATTGGCAGAGATATGCTTTATACGATTGTAAGCATGTATCTTCTGTTCTTCCTGACGGATATTTTGGATTTGCCGGATTCCACTATGTGGTGGATGACGGGAGCGATGACCATACTACGTATATTTGATGCTGTAAATGATCCGATCATGGGATTTTTAGTAGATAATACTCGCTCACGATTTGGGAAATTTAAACCATGGATTGTGATAGGAGCTATTCTTGGCGGTATTCTTACGGCGCTATTGTTTCACGATTTCGGACTAAATGGAGCAGGATATGTAATAACGTTTGTAGTGATCTATCTTCTCTGGGACTTAACCTATGGAGCCAATGATATCGCTTATTGGTCAATGCTTCCGTCCCTGACACTTGACCAAAAGGAACGTGAGAAAACAGGTTCTTTTGCCAGAATATGTGCAAATATCGGATTATTTACAACCGTAGTTGCTATATTGCCTGTTACCGGGGCCTTGGGCGGAGATAAAAAAGCCTGGCAGATTACAGCGATAGCAATCGTATTGATTACATGGACATTTCTTATGTTTACGGTATTTGGAGTGAAAGAGGATAAGAATATTAATGTCAAGCAAGAGTCCACTTCGTTAAAGGAAATGTTCAGAATTTTATTCCGGAATGATCAACTATTATTTACGGCTATATCAATGGCATTATTTATGATCGGATATTGCACTACCACCGGGTTTGGAGTCTATTTCTTCAAATATGCTTTCAAAAATGAAGGGATGTATTCGGTGTTTGCTGCGATTCTCGGAGTCTCACAGCTGGCAGCCTTATCTGTATTTCCTCTGTTTTCAAAGAAATACAGCAGAAAAACGTTATATGCCTTCGCAACTATATTGGTAGTAGTTGGGTATATAATATTCTTCCTTTCGCCGATGAATATGTTGTTTATCGGTGCGGCCGGAATCTTTCTTTTTACCGGTCAGGCTTTCATACAGCTGCTGATGCTCATGTTTTTGACCGATACGGTAGAGTACGGACAGTGGAAGCTGGGACGCCGCAATGAAAGCATCACCTTTTCTGTACAGCCGTTTATAAATAAGATCGGGGGAGCAATTGCTAATGGGATCGTTGGTGTGACCTTGATCGTTTCCGGTATTAATGCTGCTAAGACACCGGAGGATGTTACTGATTCAGGACTGCTTACTATGGAGTTTGCAATGTTAATTTTACCGCTTATCTTTATTGTGGCCGGTTACCTGATCTATTATAAGAAGTTCAGGATTGATAAGCAGATGTATGATCACATAATATCGGAATTGGCTGCCCGTGGTGAAATAAACAAAGAACAGGAGTGA
- a CDS encoding alpha-glucosidase: MLTKNSSIKDVYANPIGQDIIDRVLLQMNISKKAVTNPIIGNLKLKALPKLSKSQLDEGFVDTLLTLLNTEHETVKTNDGPILKAWWKEAVFYQIYPRSFKDSNGDGIGDLQGIISKLDYIKELGIDAIWLSPIYDSPNDDNGYDIRDYHRIMDEFGTMEDFDRLLTEVHNRDMRLIMDLVVNHTSDEHEWYQKAIHEPESKYGDYYIFKDQPNNWTSFFSGSAWNYVEERGQYALHLFSKKQMDLNWENENLRHEIHDMVRWWLEKGVDGFRLDVINYISKRSGLPDGNESIGKLMGYHGVEHYFYGPRLHEYLHDMKEKVFIPYNAFSVGETPGTGMEMSKLLTADYRNELDMVFSFDHLETPGHTRFDDYQYDLNYLKSYMINWMENYGNHCHPSLFYENHDNPRMISKINPDPQYRNVLGKLLAVIQLTLRGTPFIYQGQELGMLNQNFRSASDLRDVESLNLYDELCSTMKKEEAFAKVLAGTRDHARTPMQWNDQQYAGFSAVEPWIMMDEDYKNCNVEAQLQDENSVLHFFRKLMALRKEHKVIFYGVVLFTDRKEKDLFTYYRKDETETLYIEVNLSSSNKKRTKHPEGIRLLSNYTEDSSSFLRAYEANIWKTKK, translated from the coding sequence ATGCTGACAAAAAACAGTAGTATCAAAGATGTGTATGCCAATCCGATTGGACAGGATATTATCGATCGGGTGCTCTTACAAATGAATATAAGCAAAAAGGCAGTTACCAATCCAATCATAGGAAATTTAAAGCTAAAGGCTTTGCCGAAGCTGTCTAAAAGTCAATTGGATGAAGGTTTCGTGGATACGCTGCTCACCCTTTTAAATACGGAACATGAAACGGTAAAGACCAATGATGGGCCCATTCTGAAAGCTTGGTGGAAGGAAGCCGTATTTTATCAGATTTATCCCAGAAGCTTTAAAGACAGCAATGGAGACGGCATTGGCGACCTGCAGGGTATCATAAGTAAATTGGATTACATAAAGGAGTTGGGTATCGATGCTATCTGGCTTTCACCAATTTATGATTCTCCTAACGATGATAATGGTTATGACATAAGAGATTACCATAGGATCATGGATGAGTTTGGAACAATGGAGGACTTTGACAGGTTATTAACTGAGGTTCATAACCGTGACATGAGGCTTATTATGGATCTTGTGGTGAACCATACCTCAGATGAGCATGAGTGGTATCAGAAGGCTATCCATGAACCGGAATCCAAGTATGGAGATTATTATATTTTTAAGGATCAGCCTAACAACTGGACATCATTTTTTAGCGGCAGCGCGTGGAACTATGTAGAAGAACGCGGACAATATGCGCTTCATTTATTCTCAAAGAAGCAGATGGATCTAAACTGGGAAAATGAAAACCTGCGTCATGAGATTCACGATATGGTAAGATGGTGGCTGGAAAAGGGTGTGGATGGATTCCGCCTGGATGTCATTAATTATATTTCTAAGCGCAGCGGCCTGCCGGATGGAAATGAAAGCATCGGCAAGCTTATGGGATATCATGGAGTAGAACATTATTTCTATGGACCTCGTCTTCACGAATATCTGCATGATATGAAAGAGAAGGTGTTTATCCCATATAATGCTTTTTCGGTTGGGGAAACTCCCGGGACAGGAATGGAAATGAGCAAGCTGTTGACTGCCGATTACCGAAATGAGCTGGACATGGTATTCTCTTTTGACCATCTGGAAACGCCGGGGCATACACGTTTTGATGATTATCAATATGACCTTAATTATCTGAAAAGCTATATGATTAATTGGATGGAGAATTACGGGAATCATTGCCACCCATCACTGTTTTATGAAAACCACGATAATCCGCGCATGATTTCTAAAATAAATCCGGACCCGCAGTATCGGAATGTCCTGGGAAAGCTTTTGGCTGTAATCCAGCTTACACTGCGAGGCACGCCGTTTATTTACCAGGGGCAGGAGCTTGGAATGCTCAATCAAAACTTTAGGTCTGCTTCGGATCTTCGCGATGTGGAGTCGTTGAATCTTTATGATGAGTTATGCAGTACCATGAAAAAAGAAGAGGCATTTGCAAAGGTATTGGCAGGTACGAGGGATCATGCGAGAACACCGATGCAGTGGAACGATCAGCAATATGCGGGATTTTCTGCTGTGGAGCCGTGGATTATGATGGATGAGGATTATAAGAATTGCAATGTAGAGGCGCAGCTTCAAGATGAGAACTCTGTCCTTCACTTTTTTCGGAAATTGATGGCTTTGCGCAAGGAGCATAAAGTTATCTTTTATGGAGTTGTACTATTTACCGATCGAAAAGAAAAAGATTTATTTACCTATTATCGTAAGGATGAAACAGAAACACTGTATATTGAGGTAAATTTGAGTTCTTCCAATAAGAAACGAACAAAACATCCGGAGGGGATTCGTTTGCTGTCGAATTATACAGAAGACTCTTCGTCATTCCTGCGGGCATATGAGGCAAATATATGGAAAACAAAAAAATAG
- a CDS encoding AAC(3) family N-acetyltransferase codes for MENKKIVLKEDLKKGFKELGIKAGDNVIAHVSLGSLGFVCGGAQIVIEALLETLTDRGTLLMPTQSWKNLDPKAGVHWEVPEEWWQLIRENWPAYNKDITPTNTMGAVAEMFRKWPGAKRSAHPARSFAAKGTNAEYLTENHDLCDIFGEGSPIGKLYGLDGKVLLIGVGYDKNTSIHLADVMADYPEKRYAEESSAMMVDGTRQWVTYETLVVDGEDFEQIGEAFEAAASVKKANIGNAVVTCMSQRDIVDFAVRWITNNRK; via the coding sequence ATGGAAAACAAAAAAATAGTATTAAAAGAAGATTTAAAAAAAGGGTTTAAGGAGTTGGGGATAAAAGCGGGAGACAATGTCATTGCCCATGTTTCTCTCGGAAGCTTAGGATTCGTGTGCGGTGGGGCGCAGATAGTTATCGAAGCGCTTCTTGAAACGCTAACGGACAGAGGAACGCTTTTGATGCCGACCCAAAGCTGGAAAAATTTAGACCCGAAAGCAGGAGTACATTGGGAAGTGCCTGAAGAATGGTGGCAGCTCATCAGGGAAAACTGGCCGGCCTATAATAAGGATATTACACCAACCAACACTATGGGGGCCGTTGCTGAAATGTTTCGAAAATGGCCTGGAGCAAAAAGAAGCGCTCATCCGGCCCGATCTTTTGCGGCTAAGGGAACAAATGCGGAATATTTAACAGAGAATCATGATTTATGTGATATTTTTGGCGAAGGTTCGCCTATTGGAAAACTGTATGGGCTGGATGGAAAAGTACTTTTAATCGGAGTCGGCTATGATAAAAATACTTCCATTCATCTTGCAGATGTTATGGCAGATTATCCTGAAAAAAGGTATGCAGAAGAAAGCAGCGCAATGATGGTAGATGGAACGAGGCAATGGGTCACTTATGAAACACTTGTTGTGGATGGAGAGGATTTTGAACAAATCGGAGAAGCTTTTGAAGCAGCGGCAAGTGTTAAAAAAGCAAACATTGGCAATGCCGTGGTTACCTGCATGAGTCAGAGAGACATTGTGGATTTCGCGGTTCGATGGATTACAAATAACAGAAAATAA